The following are encoded in a window of Bacillus oleivorans genomic DNA:
- a CDS encoding aldo/keto reductase: protein MAKLSRLGKSDLLVNPIGLGTNAVGGHNLYPNLNDETGKELVRTALNQGINFLDTAFIYGPERSEELIGEVLKERTRSEVILATKGSHKFLGDKVVHDNSPSFLKQEVENSLKRLQTDYIDLYYIHFPDENTPKDEAVGALKQLKDEGKIRAIGVSNFSIEQLKEANKDGYVDVYQGEYNLLNRSAENELLPYTIEHNITFIPYFPLVSGLLAGKYTKDTLFNDLRARNPHFQGAAFLKNLEKVDQLRPIAEAKNAEVAHVVLAWYLTRNSIDALIPGAKKPEQVLSNLKTLEVQLTQVEIDEIDRLFS, encoded by the coding sequence ATGGCAAAATTATCAAGGCTCGGAAAATCTGATTTACTCGTGAATCCAATTGGTCTTGGGACCAATGCGGTCGGCGGACATAATTTGTATCCAAACCTCAATGATGAAACAGGAAAGGAATTAGTGAGAACAGCTTTAAATCAAGGAATTAATTTTCTTGATACCGCCTTTATATATGGCCCAGAGCGGTCAGAGGAATTAATCGGTGAGGTTTTAAAAGAAAGAACCCGCTCCGAAGTTATTCTTGCAACAAAAGGTTCTCACAAATTCCTTGGTGATAAAGTTGTTCATGACAACTCACCTTCTTTCTTAAAGCAAGAGGTTGAAAATAGTTTAAAAAGGCTCCAAACTGATTACATAGATTTATACTATATCCATTTCCCTGACGAAAACACACCAAAAGATGAAGCAGTTGGTGCCTTAAAACAGCTGAAGGATGAAGGCAAAATTAGAGCAATAGGAGTATCAAATTTTTCAATTGAACAGTTAAAAGAAGCAAATAAAGATGGATATGTGGACGTTTATCAAGGAGAGTATAATCTTTTAAACCGCAGTGCTGAAAACGAATTGCTTCCGTATACTATTGAACACAACATTACTTTTATTCCATACTTCCCATTAGTTTCAGGATTACTAGCAGGGAAATACACAAAGGATACGTTATTTAACGATTTACGTGCTCGAAATCCACATTTTCAGGGAGCAGCCTTTTTAAAGAACCTGGAAAAGGTTGATCAGCTCCGTCCGATTGCTGAAGCGAAAAATGCAGAAGTAGCGCATGTCGTCCTCGCCTGGTATTTAACGAGAAATTCGATTGATGCCCTCATTCCAGGTGCGAAAAAACCAGAGCAGGTTTTAAGTAACTTAAAAACTCTTGAAGTTCAGTTAACGCAAGTAGAAATCGATGAAATTGATCGGTTATTTTCATAA
- the eno gene encoding phosphopyruvate hydratase encodes MPFIAEIYAREVLDSRGNPTVEVEVYTDSGAFGRALVPSGASTGEYEAVELRDGDKSRYLGKGVLQAVQNVNEVIAPELEGFNVLNQVAIDKALIELDGTENKGKLGANAILGVSMAVARAAADYLGVELYQYLGGFNAKQLPVPMMNILNGGAHADNNVDIQEFMVMPVGAESFHEALRMGAEIFHSLKSVLKDKGLNTAVGDEGGFAPNLKSNEEALQTIIAAIEKAGYKPGEQVKLAMDVASSELYSKEDGKYHLEGEGVVKTSEEMVAWYEELVSKYPIISIEDGLDENDWAGHKLLTERIGDRVQLVGDDLFVTNTKKLAQGIEQGVGNSILIKVNQIGTLTETFDAIEMAKRAGYTAVISHRSGETEDSTIADIAVATNAGQIKTGAPSRTDRVAKYNQLLRIEDTLDETAQYLGIKAFYNLR; translated from the coding sequence ATGCCATTTATTGCTGAAATTTATGCTCGTGAAGTCCTTGATTCTCGCGGAAATCCAACAGTTGAAGTAGAAGTGTACACAGATTCTGGCGCATTTGGCCGCGCGCTTGTGCCAAGCGGTGCCTCTACTGGTGAATATGAAGCTGTTGAGCTTCGTGACGGAGATAAAAGCCGTTATTTAGGAAAAGGAGTTCTTCAAGCCGTTCAAAACGTGAATGAGGTAATCGCTCCAGAATTAGAGGGCTTTAACGTTTTAAACCAAGTTGCGATTGACAAAGCTCTTATCGAATTAGACGGAACTGAAAACAAGGGTAAATTAGGAGCCAATGCGATTTTAGGCGTATCAATGGCAGTGGCTCGTGCAGCAGCTGACTATCTTGGTGTTGAACTCTATCAATACCTTGGCGGATTCAATGCGAAACAGCTTCCAGTTCCAATGATGAACATCCTAAATGGCGGAGCTCATGCCGATAACAACGTGGACATCCAAGAATTTATGGTTATGCCTGTTGGGGCAGAGAGCTTTCATGAAGCTCTTCGCATGGGAGCAGAAATTTTCCACAGCTTAAAATCTGTTCTAAAAGATAAAGGCTTAAACACCGCTGTTGGGGATGAAGGCGGATTTGCTCCGAACCTTAAGTCTAACGAAGAAGCATTACAAACGATTATTGCAGCGATTGAAAAAGCCGGCTACAAACCAGGTGAGCAAGTTAAATTAGCAATGGACGTCGCTTCATCTGAGCTTTACAGCAAAGAAGACGGAAAATATCATCTTGAGGGTGAAGGTGTTGTCAAAACATCTGAAGAAATGGTGGCTTGGTATGAAGAGCTTGTATCCAAATACCCTATCATTTCCATTGAAGACGGCTTAGATGAAAATGACTGGGCAGGTCACAAACTACTAACTGAACGTATCGGAGACCGTGTACAATTAGTCGGCGACGATTTATTCGTAACCAATACAAAGAAACTGGCACAAGGTATCGAGCAGGGTGTTGGAAACTCTATTCTGATTAAAGTGAACCAAATCGGTACCTTAACAGAAACATTTGATGCGATCGAAATGGCAAAACGTGCAGGCTATACAGCCGTTATCTCTCATCGTTCCGGTGAAACTGAAGACAGCACGATTGCTGATATTGCGGTTGCAACCAATGCAGGCCAAATCAAAACAGGTGCCCCTTCCCGTACAGACCGTGTTGCGAAATACAACCAATTGCTTCGTATTGAAGACACCTTGGATGAAACGGCACAGTATTTGGGAATTAAAGCATTTTACAACTTAAGATAA
- the rnr gene encoding ribonuclease R: MKEEAYKPLTVQELEELLQMEDSDSFKELVKTLVHMEEKGYIVRTRTNRYGIPEKMNLLRGKFIAHEKGFGFVTPEEEGMDDIFIPPSELNQAMHGDIVLVRVTHEQSGDNRREGTIVKIIERGIKEVVGTYSDSKHFGFVIPDNKKITTDIFIPKGASAGAVDGHKVVVKITAYPEGRQSAEGEVIQILGHKNDPGVDILSIIHKHGIPTQFPDEVLQQAEEIPDEILESDIGNRRDLRDQTIVTIDGADAKDLDDAVTVSKLENGNYKLGVHIADVSHYVKEGSPIDREAFERGTSVYLVDRVIPMIPHRLSNGICSLNPKVNRFTLSCEMEIDSSGHVVKHEIFESVIKTTERMTYADVNKILVDKDGETRKHYETLIPMFEDMEALAQILRNKRMGRGAIDFDFKEAKVLVDEDGKPTDVVLRERSVAERLIEEFMLAANETIAEHFHWLEVPFMYRIHEDPKEEKLHRFFEFITNFGLVVRGTANSIHPRALQEILEAVAGRPEEMVVSTVMLRSMQQAKYDAESLGHFGLSTDFYTHFTSPIRRYPDLIVHRLIREYLINGKMDDATQAKWGARLDEIAKHASEMERRAVDAERDTDSLKKAEFMLDKIGEEFEGIISSVTNFGMFIELPNTIEGLVHVSDMTDDYYRFDQRQYAMIGERTGKVYQIGDEITVKVINVDKDEQSIDFEIVGMKRERKRERKITTTVVKANAGKSRRKGAENRNGGGSKGENGDEWSTRKPKKKRKHFENVPKSARTKKKKRS, translated from the coding sequence ATGAAAGAAGAGGCTTATAAGCCGTTAACTGTTCAGGAATTAGAAGAGCTTTTACAAATGGAGGATTCCGATTCCTTTAAGGAACTGGTCAAAACCCTCGTCCACATGGAAGAGAAGGGTTACATTGTCCGAACCCGGACGAACCGGTATGGCATTCCGGAGAAGATGAATCTTTTAAGAGGGAAGTTCATTGCCCATGAGAAAGGGTTTGGTTTTGTTACCCCAGAAGAAGAGGGCATGGATGATATTTTTATACCTCCATCCGAGCTCAACCAGGCGATGCACGGGGATATCGTTTTAGTCAGGGTTACCCACGAACAAAGCGGGGACAACCGCCGTGAGGGAACGATTGTTAAGATTATCGAACGGGGCATTAAGGAAGTGGTCGGAACCTATTCTGACAGTAAACATTTCGGTTTTGTCATCCCTGATAATAAGAAAATCACAACCGATATTTTTATTCCAAAAGGGGCTTCCGCGGGAGCCGTCGATGGACACAAAGTCGTTGTAAAAATTACGGCTTATCCGGAAGGAAGACAAAGTGCTGAGGGTGAAGTGATTCAGATTCTTGGACACAAAAACGACCCAGGTGTTGATATTCTATCGATTATTCACAAGCATGGAATTCCAACACAATTTCCGGATGAAGTACTGCAGCAAGCGGAAGAAATCCCGGATGAGATTCTGGAAAGTGACATTGGAAATCGGCGCGACCTTCGTGATCAAACGATTGTTACGATTGACGGCGCAGATGCAAAAGACCTTGATGATGCGGTTACTGTATCAAAATTAGAAAATGGGAATTATAAATTAGGCGTTCATATTGCAGATGTAAGCCATTATGTAAAAGAAGGCTCTCCGATTGACCGGGAAGCTTTTGAACGCGGCACGAGTGTTTATTTGGTAGACCGTGTAATTCCCATGATTCCTCACCGTCTGTCAAATGGAATCTGTTCACTCAATCCAAAGGTCAATCGATTTACACTTTCATGTGAAATGGAAATTGATTCATCTGGACATGTTGTAAAACATGAAATCTTTGAAAGTGTGATTAAAACAACGGAAAGAATGACTTATGCCGATGTAAATAAAATTCTAGTCGATAAAGACGGGGAAACACGCAAACATTATGAGACACTCATTCCAATGTTTGAGGACATGGAAGCGCTGGCTCAAATCCTTCGGAATAAACGGATGGGTCGCGGTGCCATCGATTTCGATTTTAAAGAAGCGAAAGTGTTGGTCGACGAAGACGGGAAGCCAACCGATGTTGTATTGCGTGAGCGTTCGGTGGCAGAACGCTTAATTGAGGAATTCATGTTAGCAGCCAATGAAACGATTGCGGAACATTTCCACTGGCTAGAAGTTCCGTTTATGTATCGGATTCACGAGGATCCAAAGGAAGAAAAGCTGCATCGCTTCTTTGAGTTTATTACCAATTTTGGTCTTGTGGTTAGAGGAACAGCCAATTCGATTCATCCGCGCGCATTGCAGGAAATCCTGGAGGCAGTCGCGGGTCGTCCAGAGGAAATGGTCGTTTCAACTGTTATGCTTCGCTCTATGCAGCAGGCTAAATATGATGCGGAGAGCTTAGGTCACTTTGGATTATCCACTGATTTTTATACACACTTTACTTCTCCAATCCGGCGTTATCCCGACTTAATCGTGCATCGTCTGATTCGGGAATATCTGATTAATGGAAAAATGGATGATGCCACTCAAGCGAAATGGGGAGCCCGTCTTGATGAAATCGCCAAGCATGCCTCAGAGATGGAAAGAAGAGCCGTCGATGCCGAAAGAGATACGGATTCTCTGAAGAAGGCTGAATTTATGCTGGATAAAATCGGGGAAGAGTTCGAGGGAATCATTAGCTCCGTTACCAACTTTGGTATGTTTATTGAGCTTCCAAATACGATAGAAGGATTAGTCCATGTCAGTGATATGACTGATGATTATTACCGGTTTGACCAGCGCCAATATGCCATGATTGGTGAAAGAACGGGCAAGGTTTATCAAATTGGGGATGAAATCACAGTCAAAGTTATTAATGTAGATAAGGATGAACAGTCGATTGATTTTGAAATTGTCGGGATGAAGCGGGAACGGAAACGTGAACGAAAAATCACCACAACAGTAGTAAAAGCAAACGCCGGCAAATCGAGAAGAAAAGGTGCAGAAAACCGGAATGGTGGAGGCTCCAAAGGAGAAAACGGCGACGAGTGGTCGACAAGAAAACCGAAGAAAAAGCGAAAGCATTTCGAAAATGTCCCGAAATCAGCCCGGACGAAAAAGAAAAAAAGAAGTTAA
- the secG gene encoding preprotein translocase subunit SecG encodes MHAFLVTLLVINCIALIAVVLLQSGKSAGLSGAISGGAEQLFGKQKARGIDLVLHRITVVLSVLLFVLTIAVSYFQL; translated from the coding sequence ATGCATGCATTCTTGGTTACATTATTAGTTATAAACTGTATTGCTTTAATTGCAGTCGTATTGTTACAATCCGGTAAAAGCGCAGGTCTTTCAGGTGCCATCTCCGGCGGTGCTGAACAACTTTTTGGAAAACAAAAGGCGCGTGGGATTGATTTAGTTTTACACCGAATTACGGTTGTTTTATCTGTTTTATTATTTGTTCTTACAATTGCAGTATCATACTTCCAACTATAA
- a CDS encoding alpha/beta hydrolase, producing the protein MKVKPPKPFTFEAGKRAVLLLHGFTGSSADVRMLGRFLEKKGYTSHAPQYKGHGVPPEELVHTGPKDWWKDVMMGYDHLKSLGYEEIAVAGLSLGGVFSLKLGYTVPVKGIVPMCAPMYFKDEDVMYEGVLKYAREYKQFEGKSGEVIAKEMEDFKKTPMKTLKELQALIQDVRVHVDLTYAPLFVVQARHDNMINPDSANIIYNEAESPQKNIKWYENSGHVITLDKEKEQLHEDIYAFLEELDWTV; encoded by the coding sequence ATGAAGGTAAAACCACCAAAGCCATTTACGTTTGAAGCAGGGAAGCGAGCTGTCCTCTTGCTCCACGGCTTTACGGGCAGTTCCGCCGATGTTCGGATGCTTGGGCGTTTTCTTGAAAAAAAAGGGTATACCTCACATGCCCCTCAATATAAAGGACATGGTGTCCCGCCAGAAGAATTGGTCCATACCGGCCCAAAAGACTGGTGGAAGGACGTAATGATGGGCTATGATCACTTAAAATCGCTTGGTTACGAGGAAATTGCAGTTGCGGGATTATCATTGGGAGGGGTGTTCTCCCTTAAACTTGGTTATACTGTGCCTGTAAAGGGTATTGTTCCAATGTGTGCACCGATGTATTTTAAAGACGAAGACGTTATGTATGAAGGTGTTCTAAAGTATGCAAGAGAGTATAAGCAATTTGAAGGTAAGTCTGGAGAAGTAATCGCTAAAGAAATGGAAGATTTCAAAAAAACACCGATGAAAACATTAAAAGAACTGCAAGCTCTAATCCAGGATGTCAGAGTGCATGTTGATCTTACCTATGCGCCATTATTCGTGGTGCAGGCAAGACATGACAACATGATTAATCCAGATAGTGCAAATATTATATATAATGAAGCGGAATCGCCGCAAAAGAATATAAAATGGTACGAGAATTCTGGACATGTTATTACGTTGGATAAAGAAAAAGAACAGCTCCATGAAGATATTTATGCTTTTTTAGAGGAGCTGGATTGGACTGTTTAA
- a CDS encoding DUF1002 domain-containing protein has translation MRFFKIIACGTLLLLVIFIGNMNAVHADSANEEDSINEKYGLPVVVYGEALSDAQKEEVRELLNVKDPTMVKEITVTGEDLVQYINGDPHSNMYSSAKITRNDSGEGLVINQVTPENITEVTDEMYANALLTAGIENAVVDIASPVKVSGHSALVGIYKAYDEGEGTELNKDRTEVANEELSLATALAQKEGLDQDKVSELLTEIKQQIAEQNPVSREEVEQIIDERLKTLEISLSPEDRQLLIDLFEKMRNLNINFDNVQSQLENLANDIQQRIEDAVGDKGFLQTIMDFFKNLIESIKSFFSSLFS, from the coding sequence ATGAGGTTCTTTAAAATAATCGCATGTGGTACATTGTTACTGCTTGTTATATTTATAGGGAATATGAATGCTGTCCATGCAGACAGTGCTAATGAGGAAGATAGCATTAATGAAAAATATGGACTTCCGGTTGTTGTGTATGGAGAAGCACTTTCTGATGCGCAGAAAGAAGAAGTTCGGGAACTGTTAAATGTAAAAGATCCGACCATGGTGAAAGAAATAACGGTAACAGGAGAGGACCTTGTTCAGTATATTAATGGGGATCCCCATTCCAATATGTATTCCTCCGCGAAAATAACAAGAAATGATTCTGGAGAAGGACTTGTTATTAACCAGGTAACTCCTGAAAACATTACCGAGGTTACCGATGAAATGTATGCCAATGCTTTATTGACTGCAGGGATTGAAAATGCGGTGGTAGATATAGCCTCTCCGGTAAAAGTAAGCGGTCACTCGGCTCTAGTTGGTATTTACAAGGCATATGACGAAGGGGAAGGAACCGAGCTTAACAAGGATAGGACAGAAGTGGCAAATGAAGAGCTGAGTCTTGCAACCGCGTTAGCCCAAAAGGAAGGGTTAGATCAGGACAAAGTAAGCGAATTGTTAACAGAAATTAAGCAGCAAATTGCGGAACAAAATCCGGTATCGCGAGAAGAAGTGGAGCAAATCATTGATGAAAGATTAAAAACACTTGAAATCAGCCTTAGCCCTGAAGATCGTCAGCTGCTCATTGATTTATTTGAAAAAATGAGGAATTTAAATATTAACTTTGATAATGTTCAGTCACAGCTTGAAAACCTCGCAAACGATATCCAACAGAGGATCGAGGACGCGGTAGGAGACAAAGGTTTTCTTCAAACCATTATGGATTTCTTTAAAAACTTGATTGAAAGTATTAAAAGTTTTTTCTCTAGTTTATTCTCTTAA